Proteins from a single region of Parambassis ranga chromosome 16, fParRan2.1, whole genome shotgun sequence:
- the dcaf13 gene encoding DDB1- and CUL4-associated factor 13: MKVKVLSRNPDDYVRETKLDIQRVPRNYDPSLHPFEVCREYTRALNATKLERVFAKPFLASLDGHRDGVNCMAKHTKSLSTLLSGSCDGEVKLWNLSKHECVRTLQAHEGFVRGMVVRYCGTSFFTVGDDKTIKQWKMEAPSYGEGEEPLNTILGKTVYTGIDHHQKEGVFATCGQQVDIWDEQRSTPIRSFTWGVDSFSSVRFNPVETELLGSCASDRSIVLYDMRESAPLKKVIMTMRSNTLCWNPMEAYYFTCANEDYNLYTYDMRFLEKPVLVHMDHVSAVLDVDYSPTGKEFVSASFDKTIRIFAKDSGHSREVYHTKRMQHVICIKWSADNKYILSGSDEMNIRLWKANAAEKLGVLSPREREAVNYSQKLKEKFQHYPQIRRISHHRHLPKNVFHQSKELRIMKEARRRKERNVRKHSKPGSVPVVSEKEKHVVTVVK; encoded by the exons ATGAAAGTTAAGGTCCTCTCAAGAAACCCGGATGATTATGTCCGGGAGACCAAACTAGATATTCAGCGTG TCCCCAGGAACTATGACCCTTCCCTTCACCCATTTGAGGTGTGCAGAGAGTACACACGGGCTCTGAATGCCACAAAGCTGGAGCGGGTTTTTGCCAAGCCTTTCCTGGCTTCCCTGGATGGTCACAGAGATGGGGTGAACTGCATGGCCAAGCACACAAAGAGCCTGTCCACCCTGCTGTCAGGCTCCTGTGATGGAGAG GTGAAACTGTGGAATCTGTCCAAACATGAATGTGTTCGCACACTCCAAGCACATGAGGGTTTTGTGCGGGGAATGGTTGTGCGCTACTGTGGAACCTCCTTTTTTACG GTCGGTGATGACAAGACAATCAAACAGTGGAAGATGGAAGCACCAAGTTatggagagggggaggagccaCTTAACACTATCCTTGGCAAA ACTGTGTACACAGGAATAGACCATCACCAAAAGGAGGGTGTGTTTGCAACATGTGGCCAGCAGGTGGACATCTGGGATGAGCAGAGGAGCACCCCAATTCGTTCTTTTACCTGGGGTGTAGACAGCTTCAGCTCTGTCCGCTTTAATCCTGTAGAG ACTGAACTTCTGGGAAGCTGTGCCTCTGACAGAAGTATAGTGCTTTATGACATGAGAGAATCTGCACCTCTTAAAAAG gttaTCATGACAATGAGGAGTAACACATTATGTTGGAACCCAATGGAAGCTTATTACTTTACATGTGCAAATGAGGACTACAA CCTCTACACGTACGATATGAGGTTCCTGGAGAAGCCCGTCTTGGTGCACATGGACCACGTGTCTGCAGTGCTCGATGTTGACTACTCTCCTACTGGGAAAGAGTTTGTGTCCGCCAGTTTTGACAAAACTATCCGCATCTTTGCCAAGGATAGTGGACACAGCAG GGAGGTCTACCACACCAAGCGCATGCAGCATGTTATCTGCATTAAATGGTCAGCAGACAACAAGTACATCCTGAGCGGGTCTGACGAGATGAACATCCGACTGTGGAAAGCGAATGCAGCCGAGAAACTTGGAGTG CTGTCccccagagagagggaggccgTCAACTACAGTCAGAAACTGAAGGAGAAGTTCCAGCACTACCCGCAGATCAGGCGCATCTCCCATCACAGACATCTACCCAAGAATGTCTTCCACCAAAGCAAGGAGCTGAGGATCATGAAGGAGGCTCGTCGTAGAAA GGAGAGGAACGTCCGCAAGCACAGCAAACCAGGAAGTGTCCCCGTGGTGTCAGAAAAGGAGAAGCATGTTGTCACTGTGGTGAAATAA
- the LOC114448588 gene encoding mitochondrial folate transporter/carrier-like, with product MSSAPDHGGVTEARLSSKPVSAVSLAGQMQQVFNHVKIENLVAGLSGGVVSTLLLHPLDLVKIRFAVSDGLDVRPKYSGIFHCMKCVWQQEGVRGLYQGVTPNVWGAGASWGLYFFFYNAIKGYTKEGRQTELSAGEHLVSAAEAGILTLTITNPIWVTKTRLVLQYNADQTSKQYKGMVDALVKIYRHEGLPGLYKGYVPGLFGTSHGALQFMAYEELKRDYNKYKKVPSDSMLNPLEYITMAALSKIFAVATTYPYQVVRARLQDQHNTYNGVIDVISRTWRNEGSIGFYKGIVPNLIRVTPACCITFVVYENVSRFLLGQNK from the exons ATGAGCTCCGCTCCGGATCACGGTGGCGTTACAGAGGCACGACTGTCCAGCAAACCGGTGTCCGCCGTCTCACTGGCCGGACAAATGCAGCAGGTGTTCAACCATGTGAAGATAGAAAACCTGGTAGCGGGACTTAGCGGAGGAGTGGTGTCAACACTGTTGCTTCACCCACTGGACCTTGTTAAAATCAGGTTTGCAG taaGTGATGGACTGGATGTAAGGCCCAAGTACAGTGGCATATTCCACTGCATgaagtgtgtgtggcagcaggagGGAGTGAGAGGACTCTACCAAGGAGTGACACCCAATGTTTGGGGTGCTGGTGCATCTTGGGGTCTCTACTTCTTCTT CTACAATGCAATCAAAGGCTACACGAAGGAAGGCCGTCAGACTGAACTGAGTGCAGGAGAACACCTGGTGTCTGCAGCTGAAGCAG GCATTCTAACACTCACCATAACCAATCCTATCTGGGTGACCAAGACCCGGCTAGTGCTGCAGTACAATGCTGACCAAACCAGTAAGCAGTACAAGGGTATGGTGGATGCTTTGGTTAAGATCTACCGCCATGAGGGACTGCCTGGACTGTACAAG GGTTATGTTCCAGGCCTGTTTGGCACATCTCACGGAGCGCTGCAGTTCATGGCCTACGAAGAGCTGAAGAGAGACTACAACAAATACAAGAAAGTTCCTTCAGATTCAATGCTG AACCCGTTGGAATATATTACAATGGCGGCATTATCTAAAATATTTGCTGTAGCCACAACGTATCCATATCAGGTGGTGCGAGCTCGCCTGCAGGACCAGCACAATACATACAATGGCGTTATTGATGTCATCAGTCGGACGTGGAG GAACGAAGGCAGCATTGGTTTCTACAAAGGCATCGTCCCTAACTTGATACGAGTCACTCCCGCCTGCTGCATCACGTTTGTGGTTTATGAGAATGTGTCTCGCTTTCTTCTGGGGCAAAATAAATGA
- the LOC114448844 gene encoding collagen triple helix repeat-containing protein 1-like isoform X1, translated as MMSPLVGRLLLLLLLVCLVLPLYGVEKVRSRGYRKDPDADKCTGNDAEKPNCTRHSGEGRAAYLNNMYGSCMQGPSGNPGRDGNPGANGIPGTPGIPGRDGLKGEKGECISEIFEEPWKPNYKQCAWNSLNYGIDLGKVADCTFTKLRSDSALRVLFSGSLRLKCKSACCQRWYFTFNGAECTGPLPIESIIYLDQGSPEFNSTINIHRTSSVEGLCEGVKAGLVDVAVWVGTCADYPRGDASTGWNSVSRIIIEELPK; from the exons ATGATGTCTCCTCTCGTTGgccgcctgctgctgctgctgctgcttgtttgccTGGTTTTGCCTCTTTATGGCGTGGAAAAGGTGAGAAGCAGAGGATACCGAAAGGATCCTGACGCTGATAAG TGCACTGGAAATGATGCAGAAAAGCCCAACTGCACTAGACACTCTGGAGAAGGAAGAGCTGCTTATTTGAACAACATG TATGGAAGCTGCATGCAGGGACCTTCAGGCAACCCTGGCAGAGATGGTAACCCAGGGGCCAATGGCATTCCAGGGACGCCAGGCATCCCAGGCCGTGATGGGCTCAAAGGTGAGAAAGGAGAATGCATCAGTGAGATTTTCGAGGAGCCCTGGAAGCCCAACTACAAGCAGTGCGCCTGGAACTCTCTGAATTATGGGATCGACCTGGGTAAAGTAGCC GACTGCACGTTCACCAAGCTGCGCTCAGACAGTGCCCTCAGAGTCCTCTTCAGCGGCTCTCTCAGACTCAAGTGTAAGAGCGCATGCTGCCAGAGGTGGTACTTCACCTTCAATGGAGCCGAGTGCACCGGGCCACTGCCCATAGAGTCCATCATTTACTTAGACCAAGGAAGTCCCGAGTTCAACTCAACCATCAACATCCACAGAACGTCCTCAG TTGAAGGGCTGTGTGAGGGCGTCAAAGCAGGCCTGGTGGATGTGGCGGTGTGGGTGGGGACCTGCGCTGACTATCCACGAGGCGACGCGTCTACAGGGTGGAATTCTGTATCTAGAATTATCATTGAGGAACTGCctaaataa
- the LOC114448844 gene encoding collagen triple helix repeat-containing protein 1-like isoform X3, with the protein MMSPLVGRLLLLLLLVCLVLPLYGVEKVRSRGYRKDPDADKYGSCMQGPSGNPGRDGNPGANGIPGTPGIPGRDGLKGEKGECISEIFEEPWKPNYKQCAWNSLNYGIDLGKVADCTFTKLRSDSALRVLFSGSLRLKCKSACCQRWYFTFNGAECTGPLPIESIIYLDQGSPEFNSTINIHRTSSVEGLCEGVKAGLVDVAVWVGTCADYPRGDASTGWNSVSRIIIEELPK; encoded by the exons ATGATGTCTCCTCTCGTTGgccgcctgctgctgctgctgctgcttgtttgccTGGTTTTGCCTCTTTATGGCGTGGAAAAGGTGAGAAGCAGAGGATACCGAAAGGATCCTGACGCTGATAAG TATGGAAGCTGCATGCAGGGACCTTCAGGCAACCCTGGCAGAGATGGTAACCCAGGGGCCAATGGCATTCCAGGGACGCCAGGCATCCCAGGCCGTGATGGGCTCAAAGGTGAGAAAGGAGAATGCATCAGTGAGATTTTCGAGGAGCCCTGGAAGCCCAACTACAAGCAGTGCGCCTGGAACTCTCTGAATTATGGGATCGACCTGGGTAAAGTAGCC GACTGCACGTTCACCAAGCTGCGCTCAGACAGTGCCCTCAGAGTCCTCTTCAGCGGCTCTCTCAGACTCAAGTGTAAGAGCGCATGCTGCCAGAGGTGGTACTTCACCTTCAATGGAGCCGAGTGCACCGGGCCACTGCCCATAGAGTCCATCATTTACTTAGACCAAGGAAGTCCCGAGTTCAACTCAACCATCAACATCCACAGAACGTCCTCAG TTGAAGGGCTGTGTGAGGGCGTCAAAGCAGGCCTGGTGGATGTGGCGGTGTGGGTGGGGACCTGCGCTGACTATCCACGAGGCGACGCGTCTACAGGGTGGAATTCTGTATCTAGAATTATCATTGAGGAACTGCctaaataa
- the LOC114448844 gene encoding collagen triple helix repeat-containing protein 1-like isoform X2 gives MMSPLVGRLLLLLLLVCLVLPLYGVEKCTGNDAEKPNCTRHSGEGRAAYLNNMYGSCMQGPSGNPGRDGNPGANGIPGTPGIPGRDGLKGEKGECISEIFEEPWKPNYKQCAWNSLNYGIDLGKVADCTFTKLRSDSALRVLFSGSLRLKCKSACCQRWYFTFNGAECTGPLPIESIIYLDQGSPEFNSTINIHRTSSVEGLCEGVKAGLVDVAVWVGTCADYPRGDASTGWNSVSRIIIEELPK, from the exons ATGATGTCTCCTCTCGTTGgccgcctgctgctgctgctgctgcttgtttgccTGGTTTTGCCTCTTTATGGCGTGGAAAAG TGCACTGGAAATGATGCAGAAAAGCCCAACTGCACTAGACACTCTGGAGAAGGAAGAGCTGCTTATTTGAACAACATG TATGGAAGCTGCATGCAGGGACCTTCAGGCAACCCTGGCAGAGATGGTAACCCAGGGGCCAATGGCATTCCAGGGACGCCAGGCATCCCAGGCCGTGATGGGCTCAAAGGTGAGAAAGGAGAATGCATCAGTGAGATTTTCGAGGAGCCCTGGAAGCCCAACTACAAGCAGTGCGCCTGGAACTCTCTGAATTATGGGATCGACCTGGGTAAAGTAGCC GACTGCACGTTCACCAAGCTGCGCTCAGACAGTGCCCTCAGAGTCCTCTTCAGCGGCTCTCTCAGACTCAAGTGTAAGAGCGCATGCTGCCAGAGGTGGTACTTCACCTTCAATGGAGCCGAGTGCACCGGGCCACTGCCCATAGAGTCCATCATTTACTTAGACCAAGGAAGTCCCGAGTTCAACTCAACCATCAACATCCACAGAACGTCCTCAG TTGAAGGGCTGTGTGAGGGCGTCAAAGCAGGCCTGGTGGATGTGGCGGTGTGGGTGGGGACCTGCGCTGACTATCCACGAGGCGACGCGTCTACAGGGTGGAATTCTGTATCTAGAATTATCATTGAGGAACTGCctaaataa